A window of the Tessaracoccus sp. MC1865 genome harbors these coding sequences:
- a CDS encoding (Fe-S)-binding protein — MNVNPHVALFATCITDTMKPSVPIATVRLLERLGCRVSYPERQTCCGQIMTNTGYWDEAVPTVRNYVRSFGDYDYIVAPSGSCVGSVREQHPMLARHAGDAGLERDATAAAARTYELSEFIVDVLGVTDVGAYFPHRVTYHPTCHSVRITKVGDRPLRLLRDVRGIDLIDLPKAEECCGFGGTFSVKNPDVSIAMASDKARHVRTTGAEYLVAGDHACLMNIGGVLHRGRSGVKTIHLAEILAATEEDAR; from the coding sequence ATGAACGTCAACCCCCACGTCGCGTTGTTCGCTACGTGCATCACCGACACCATGAAACCGTCGGTGCCCATCGCCACAGTGCGACTCCTCGAGCGCCTCGGGTGCCGCGTCTCGTACCCGGAACGCCAGACCTGCTGCGGGCAGATCATGACCAACACCGGCTACTGGGACGAGGCGGTGCCCACCGTGCGCAATTACGTGCGCTCGTTCGGGGACTACGACTACATCGTCGCCCCCTCGGGTTCCTGCGTCGGTTCCGTGCGGGAGCAGCACCCGATGCTCGCCCGGCACGCCGGCGACGCCGGCCTCGAACGCGACGCTACGGCGGCTGCGGCCCGCACCTACGAGTTGAGCGAGTTCATCGTCGACGTGCTCGGCGTCACCGACGTGGGCGCCTACTTCCCGCACCGCGTGACCTACCACCCCACCTGCCACTCGGTGCGGATCACCAAGGTGGGCGACCGCCCCCTGAGGCTGTTGAGGGACGTGCGCGGCATCGACCTGATCGACCTGCCGAAGGCCGAGGAGTGCTGCGGCTTCGGCGGCACCTTCTCTGTCAAGAACCCTGACGTGTCCATCGCCATGGCCTCCGACAAGGCCCGCCATGTGCGCACCACCGGCGCCGAGTACCTGGTGGCCGGTGACCACGCGTGCCTGATGAACATCGGTGGCGTGCTGCACCGCGGCCGCTCCGGCGTCAAGACCATCCATCTGGCCGAGATCCTGGCCGCCACCGAGGAGGACGCGCGATGA
- a CDS encoding L-lactate permease, translated as MLLEVFQPVTNPLGAQWLSALVAAVPVIAMLITLGALRWKAHLAGPFSWATAVLVAVTAFGMPLTTALATSVHGFVYGLFPIIWILLTAIWMYEVTVASGRFDDLRRTFFLISDDPRVLGLLIAFSFGGLLEALAGFGAPVAITAAMLIAIGFSPLRSALIALLANTVPVAFGAVGLPVLMAAKTGGFDDVLAISPITGRLTALLCLVVPFLLLAVMDGKRGLREGWPFGLVVGVTFGIAKWIVSATPLYNLTEVFAAVSSVIVAIAFLKVWHPRGGAEAAERIGIKIDPAVEKGAPVDAGRTSGEALTGGRIMMALVPYLLVIVVFGVAALPPVKAALAATDVKFAWPGLGGLLDVAGNPAAHQSYTLAWASTPGILLAFVAIVTGLIYRMGIGEIFGVLWTNAKKLRFAMLTIGSVVALAYVMGDSGQTLALGLFFAGAGALYPYVAPVLGWIGTYVTGSDTSANILFSSLQSGVGAEIGPGSHLGTESMRALLVGSNAAGGVVGKMISPQSLTIAATAIGIAGAESTILRRIIGWSFVLLALLCLLSGLMSTPVLSWLLP; from the coding sequence ATGTTGCTGGAAGTTTTCCAACCGGTCACAAACCCCCTGGGGGCCCAATGGCTGTCCGCGCTCGTGGCGGCAGTCCCTGTCATCGCGATGCTCATCACCCTCGGTGCGCTGCGCTGGAAGGCCCACCTCGCCGGCCCCTTCTCCTGGGCGACGGCCGTGCTGGTCGCCGTCACGGCCTTCGGCATGCCGCTGACCACCGCGCTGGCCACCAGCGTGCACGGCTTCGTCTACGGCCTGTTCCCCATCATCTGGATCCTGCTGACCGCCATCTGGATGTACGAGGTCACGGTGGCCTCCGGCCGCTTCGACGACCTGCGGCGCACCTTCTTCCTCATCTCCGATGACCCCCGGGTCCTCGGCCTCCTCATTGCGTTCAGCTTCGGCGGCCTCCTCGAGGCCCTCGCCGGCTTCGGCGCCCCCGTCGCCATCACCGCGGCCATGCTGATCGCGATCGGCTTTTCGCCCCTGCGCTCTGCGCTCATCGCGCTGCTCGCCAACACCGTCCCCGTCGCGTTCGGCGCCGTCGGCCTCCCGGTGCTGATGGCCGCCAAGACGGGCGGGTTCGACGACGTGCTGGCCATCTCCCCCATCACTGGCCGGCTCACCGCACTGCTGTGCCTCGTGGTGCCCTTCCTGCTCCTCGCGGTGATGGACGGAAAGCGCGGCCTACGTGAAGGCTGGCCCTTCGGCCTGGTCGTCGGCGTCACCTTCGGCATCGCCAAGTGGATCGTGTCCGCCACGCCCCTCTACAACCTCACCGAGGTGTTCGCTGCCGTGAGCAGCGTCATCGTGGCCATCGCCTTCCTCAAGGTGTGGCACCCGAGGGGTGGCGCGGAGGCGGCCGAACGGATCGGCATCAAGATCGACCCCGCCGTCGAGAAGGGCGCTCCGGTCGATGCCGGCCGTACCTCGGGCGAGGCACTGACCGGAGGCCGGATCATGATGGCACTGGTGCCCTACCTGCTCGTCATCGTGGTGTTCGGAGTCGCGGCGCTGCCGCCGGTGAAGGCCGCGCTGGCCGCCACCGACGTGAAGTTCGCCTGGCCCGGCCTGGGCGGGCTGCTGGACGTCGCCGGCAACCCGGCCGCCCACCAGTCCTACACGCTCGCCTGGGCGTCGACGCCGGGCATCCTGCTCGCCTTCGTGGCCATCGTCACCGGCCTCATCTACCGGATGGGCATCGGAGAGATCTTCGGCGTGCTGTGGACCAACGCGAAGAAACTGCGCTTCGCGATGCTCACCATCGGCAGCGTCGTGGCGCTGGCCTACGTGATGGGCGACTCGGGCCAGACCCTGGCGCTCGGCCTCTTCTTCGCAGGCGCCGGCGCCCTCTACCCCTACGTGGCTCCGGTCCTCGGCTGGATCGGCACCTACGTGACCGGCTCCGACACGTCGGCCAACATCCTGTTCTCCAGCCTCCAATCCGGAGTGGGCGCCGAGATCGGCCCTGGCTCGCACCTCGGCACCGAATCGATGCGCGCTCTGCTCGTCGGCTCCAATGCGGCCGGCGGCGTGGTGGGCAAGATGATCTCGCCGCAGTCGCTGACGATCGCCGCCACCGCCATCGGCATCGCCGGCGCCGAGTCCACGATCCTGCGCCGCATCATCGGGTGGAGCTTCGTGCTGCTCGCCCTGCTGTGCCTGCTCTCCGGGCTCATGTCCACCCCCGTGCTCTCCTGGCTGCTCCCCTGA
- a CDS encoding LutB/LldF family L-lactate oxidation iron-sulfur protein, with product MNRRTPEPGSWLGIPEFPQAAKASLQNAEQRKNLTHATSTIRAKRIVRASEVPEWEELRTAAAQIKDRVARHLERYLLQAEEAMTAAGITVHWARDAADANRIVTDIAKAKGVDEVVKIKSMVTQEIDLNEHLEAEGIAAWETDLAELIVQLGHDLPSHILVPAIHRNRSEVREIFKEEMGRYGRPAPEPISDDPAELAEAARLHLREKFLRAKMAVSGGNFIVADTGTLVIVESEGNGRMCLTLPETLVSVVGIEKVLPTLEDLEVFLKLLPRSSTGERMNPYTSMWTGVTPGEGPQDLHVVLLDNGRTDVLADPEGRAALRCIRCSACLNICPVYERVGGHAYGSPYPGPIGAILGPQLRGMDDANTRALPFASTLCGACNEVCPVRIPFTDILVHLRHKAVEHKTAKHPTGEQLLMKGAGWVMKDGRNLASVQLGSRFAGRIFRGKWLGPMPIPLASRWLQARDVEAPPTQTFRQWWKDEHEGDAE from the coding sequence ATGAACCGCCGCACCCCTGAGCCCGGCTCGTGGCTGGGCATCCCCGAGTTCCCGCAGGCAGCGAAGGCGAGCCTGCAGAACGCGGAGCAACGCAAGAACCTCACCCACGCGACGTCGACCATCCGGGCCAAGCGCATCGTCCGCGCCTCGGAGGTACCCGAATGGGAGGAGCTGCGCACCGCGGCGGCCCAGATCAAGGACCGCGTGGCACGCCACCTCGAGCGCTATCTCCTGCAGGCCGAGGAGGCCATGACAGCAGCCGGCATCACCGTGCACTGGGCACGTGACGCAGCTGACGCCAACCGCATCGTCACGGACATCGCCAAGGCCAAGGGCGTCGACGAGGTGGTCAAGATCAAGTCGATGGTCACCCAGGAGATCGATCTCAACGAGCACCTGGAGGCAGAGGGCATCGCAGCCTGGGAGACGGACCTGGCCGAACTCATCGTGCAGTTGGGCCATGACCTGCCCAGCCACATTCTCGTGCCCGCCATCCACCGCAACCGATCCGAGGTGCGCGAGATCTTCAAGGAGGAGATGGGCCGCTACGGGAGACCCGCCCCCGAGCCGATCTCCGACGACCCGGCCGAACTCGCCGAGGCCGCCCGCCTTCACCTGCGCGAGAAGTTCCTGCGGGCGAAGATGGCGGTCTCCGGCGGCAACTTCATCGTGGCCGACACCGGCACCCTCGTCATCGTCGAATCCGAGGGCAACGGCCGCATGTGCCTGACCCTCCCCGAGACGCTGGTCTCCGTCGTCGGCATCGAGAAGGTACTCCCGACGCTGGAGGACCTCGAGGTGTTCCTCAAGTTGCTCCCCCGCTCGTCCACCGGCGAGCGCATGAACCCGTACACCTCGATGTGGACGGGTGTGACGCCCGGCGAAGGACCGCAGGACCTCCACGTGGTGCTGCTCGACAACGGGCGCACCGATGTCCTGGCCGATCCCGAGGGCCGCGCTGCTCTGCGCTGCATCCGCTGCTCCGCCTGCCTCAACATCTGCCCCGTGTACGAGCGGGTGGGTGGCCACGCCTACGGGTCGCCGTACCCCGGCCCCATCGGCGCCATCCTCGGCCCGCAGCTGCGCGGCATGGACGACGCGAACACTCGCGCGCTGCCGTTCGCTTCGACGCTGTGCGGCGCCTGCAACGAGGTCTGCCCGGTGCGGATCCCGTTCACCGACATCCTGGTGCACCTGCGCCACAAGGCCGTCGAACACAAGACGGCCAAGCACCCCACCGGTGAGCAACTGCTGATGAAGGGCGCCGGCTGGGTGATGAAGGACGGCCGGAACCTGGCGTCGGTCCAACTCGGCAGCCGCTTCGCCGGCCGCATTTTCCGCGGCAAGTGGCTCGGCCCCATGCCCATTCCACTGGCCTCGCGCTGGCTGCAGGCCCGCGACGTCGAAGCCCCACCCACGCAGACCTTCCGCCAGTGGTGGAAGGACGAACACGAAGGAGACGCAGAATGA
- a CDS encoding LUD domain-containing protein yields the protein MSAREEVLQRIRRATKDVTETDPLIDVPVDWTYGRPLGTKDVIADFVEKVEDYKAAVRRCAPDGAAAMIVEALESLDTKSIVVPAGFPEPWVTALQHAGFALHRDDPQLTHAELNAIDAVVTTAAVGMADSGTIALDHSEGQGRRALTLLPDRHICVVHEYQVVSDVPEGIARLAPAIRDRRPVTWLSGGSATSDIELSRVEGVHGPRHLSVVLVAD from the coding sequence ATGAGCGCACGTGAAGAGGTGCTTCAACGCATCCGCCGAGCCACCAAGGACGTCACCGAGACGGATCCGCTGATCGACGTGCCCGTGGACTGGACCTACGGCCGCCCCCTGGGCACCAAGGACGTGATCGCGGACTTCGTCGAGAAGGTCGAGGACTACAAGGCCGCGGTCCGCCGCTGCGCACCCGACGGGGCGGCGGCGATGATCGTCGAAGCCCTGGAGTCGTTGGACACGAAGAGCATCGTGGTGCCGGCGGGGTTCCCCGAGCCGTGGGTCACGGCGCTCCAACATGCCGGCTTCGCGCTGCACCGCGACGACCCGCAGTTGACACACGCCGAGCTGAACGCCATCGACGCGGTGGTGACGACGGCGGCGGTCGGCATGGCGGATTCGGGGACGATCGCCCTCGACCACAGCGAGGGTCAGGGCCGCCGCGCCCTGACACTGCTTCCGGACCGCCACATCTGCGTGGTGCACGAGTACCAAGTGGTCAGCGACGTTCCCGAGGGCATCGCCCGGCTGGCTCCGGCGATCCGCGACCGTCGCCCGGTCACGTGGTTGAGCGGCGGTTCCGCGACGAGCGACATCGAGTTGAGCCGGGTCGAGGGCGTCCACGGCCCGCGCCACCTCTCGGTCGTCCTCGTCGCTGACTGA